The following is a genomic window from Zerene cesonia ecotype Mississippi chromosome 13, Zerene_cesonia_1.1, whole genome shotgun sequence.
atatctttaccTATAACCCTTTTCGTCAGCAATATAATCATAACGGCGAGACTTCCCCAAAGCATCGATGTATCCATAACTTCCCACCACTGTTCCATTAGAATACCGTTCTTCTGTTCTGAATTGGGTATTGCCAGACTCTGGGTCCAAAACATCGTATCCAAATGTGTATGTACCTAAAAATagacatacataaaattcaatttgaatgtttaattacCTTGATAACAgtgtatttcaaaaaattctgTAGAACTGCTGGTACGGTAGAATATTAATGGAGAATCAAAAATCAAACTAAATAGAAAGCtttgttaaaacatttacgGTTCTTATTGAGATATCGGACCTTACCTTAAACTTTTCTTATGCCttagaaatacaatttttttttaccgtcggcaatggagctgatgggtagcctgatggtgagcgttTCCAtctcccatgaacatttggagaggcgccATACcatacgcctctacaaatggattgccgacttcgaattggaaagggattgagaaaggatggccgagaggaataaaggaaaggaatgggaagtgtaaggaaaaggatatgggcctgcGGCCTATAcctatatcaataataatttaacttacCATCACTGCctctatagaaataattaggTGCCTGTGCAGCCAAGCTGAGACGTGGATGTCTCACAGGAGACGCCATGGCAGAATTTATCCATAACAGACAGAGAGTGACCTGAAAacgatttcattaattttagcTTCTATGCAACCGACGTTTATAGGTTATTAGGAACAATTAATATGTaactattgtatatatatgctgctattgtatttcttttgaGATTGGAAAAGCATTTTcccacatttataaaatactagcatacccggccacgcgttgttgtggctgagtaataattgaaaatattgagatttcaaattattgggataattaatcaaaataaaaactatcctatatcttaagttggaccaaattacacataaaatgtcaaatttcatcaaaatcggttgagttcattgggaacgtacatcatgacactagatttttatatattaagaccAAGATTTTAAAACGGAACTATGACGGAACCAatcatattttccttttatctccataaaaataataaatgttacaaattgggcccattcaataaatatcaattacgagagctttttctatattaacGTCGGTTTGAGTAATGATACACATTCATTTGAGTCCGCTTGATCTCATACGATTTGTTCAGTATTAATGATCATTACCACCGTATATGTATTCTTGTACAATGATTAGGCCTCTTACAGTTAATATgcgctttataaaataaattggtacTTACTTAGTGTTGTACGTACTATACTTAGTGTTGacaagtttttattacataggtattattgttattcgtATCTTTAAGCTTTTCGTTACTTACTTCTGTACTTAACTCCATTGcatttattgtgtaaatacTCTATGGTAAAGAACTACAACACATAGTAAACAAAtaggtattaaatttatttctgtaatttattgtacatacaTGTTTCGGAACTTAGAAATATGAAAGtacataattgttaaataaaaataaaaatgatgatgTATGAtctaaatatgtacattacgtcgtaatttatgttatgctgttaaactattttttaagatttttttttatttgcaaaatatattcactcggaaagctataaataatgttttattactatttgcACCCTCAATCCTCATTCTCAAATCTACGCAATTAATGGAAACGATTccataaatcttttaaatttaatataaaataaaaaattctatttctTACCTTACACCAAGCATCCATAACTGATAAGCACTTTCTCTCACTTCCAGGAAGTGTGATCCAACGCGGTCACCCTCGACATGACTGTCCACGAATATGGGCgttcttttaattatactaaagCCTCCAAAGATAGTGGGTGAAGGTAATTTCAACCATATCCGTATGCTGATGTCATGCCATTAGGTGTAGCAGGATAAGAAATGGTCATTTGGGAGGCGACGAAATGTAGTCTTATATCGCTTAACGGTAGCTCATAAATCAAAGGTAGTCTGTCCTAATTGGATACTGGTGATGAATTAACATATTACATCTATGGCTAATTGAAGAACTGTTTCGGTAGATATTAATTCAGGTCGCGCATATTATTGTTTGCTATTCAAGGAGTGATTAAATAGAAggattataaatgattataaatatgattataaattataaatgatgttTAAGAGTTTTGGTATatgacaaaatattgtttattatgttaagATAATGAAAAACTAAGACTGTGTAATACAGGTATGGCTAGTAgggtattattattactttatattacttCAATCGAGCGTTCCATAACGAAGCAACCATCCACAGCAAATAATTGCTATTAGAAATACATGTGATTGAAGATTGAATTTGATACTAAGAAAACCATGATCATTCTTCTTCATGACTGTATAACTTTAAGTCAAATCATTTTTGCAACCAGGATACGGACctgaatgtaaaatataattgctatAAACGCACATAAccatgaaacaaataaattcgtcttaaaatgtcaaaatggTATAAATAACCTATTTTCTCATATCAAAGACCAAAATATAAAGCAACTTGATATATCTACAATCTGTCAGCACCAAGTAGATAATATCTCATGCCCCTAAAAGCGTATCGTTGGTCCAATCTGCGGATATTGTGTACCGACGCCATTTTGTTCATAAACATTAGAATGAAAGGCATTATATGTAATCTACAAATACGGCAACTTTGACATTGCCGCAGACTCCTACAGATCTCGCCCACATAATTTTCTTTCCTATCAAATCCATGGAACTATACAGTATGTTGTTTGGTGcgttgataaaattattactgttTACAACTTCAcgttttaaagtaattatacaggcataatatattagaatagCTGTGCTCAACGGTTTCACGCATGTCGTACGTTTTTTAGCCTATAAGCATTGTTCCATAAATTGACAATCTTGCACTGAGATCATTTAGCAAATtagaccagcagttcctgagatgagCGGGTTGAAATAAACTTTCCAGTTTTTTATTAGCTCATATATATAGGTGAATAGATATACCTtggaaaaaatatgtttatgttattatgatatagtaaaatatttacatgttcTATGTCTATAAAAATCTGAACTCATAAGACAAAGGCAAATACAGTAAAAAGGTTCGTTCTGTTTACTGTGATACAAAGTTACAACgatattcttatttatgtatgtgtgtatgtttgtgttattttagcataaaaaaaacaatatccaTTAAACTTCCCCTGTTGCTAATAGATTCCAAATCAcaagtttattttacactcatactgtatattaagatattaacaaaaacagttatcaaataaaattgttttaagccaaaataatatttatcaaaaatctcgctttggaaaaattaattatgcgCCTAATTGAtacgtataattaaaaaatcctttGTGGAATAGTAAATGAGTTCAACCAACTAAGTCACAACCTACgcctttgttaaaaaaaaacattgtattgttattcCTACTAAAatgaaactaattttaaaattggaaaaatttgttaatttttgtttaaaaaataataatacagggATTCAaaacgaatattataatatagtgaaCCTTCAATATTATATCCATATACCTGTActcttataaatgtatattttgataatttagaGAATAAACTTCCTCTAACAAGggtctttataaaaaaataatatcgaacaattttaacatgaaACTCAAAAACACAAAACTTATACTAAAAGAAGATACAGTacagaaggcggccttatcgcttataaatgatttattgtttcttttaaaaatattgaattacaatAACACAATGCAATTCGCCGATCATGAATCAGAGCTGGTACGCTTGTAATTTTGCGATGTAGCAATATGGGATATGGATGATGTAAAAGGTTAGTACGAGTAATACGTATTTCGTTAACCTTAAGAGTTGTGTAAAAGTTTTCGCATAACTTGTTTATAGTAAGCAAATAGTTAAGTAGCATCGCTTACTTTGTGACTCTAGAGATGTGTACtcgttttaaagaattttcttatcttttacacaaataaaaagtaaccttAAGATATTTAGCACGTTGTTTGAGGCGCTATCTAATCATTGATAACACATTTAATGCACAGATGAGAGTACAATGGCTTcataatttacttttcatGATGAATTTCAACGTGCATCCAATGTGAAGAAGAAAAGGTAATCTAGAAACAAAGCAACAGCTTTTAAAagtttagaaatatatataaactagctgcgccctgcggtttcacccgcgtaagtccgtatcccgtaggaatatcaggataaaatttgcctatatgttattccagttgtccagctgtctacttgcctaatttcattgcaatcggttaagtagtttttgcgtgaaagagcaacaaacacacacacaaagtttgtaaggatacaaactttcgcatttataatattagtaagattgtATTAGAATTCACACATTTGTATGAGGCGGTATTAGTAGGTGCAAATTTTATGAGCCAGTTGTATTAACAACTCGATGGAGATCTCATTCTTTGCATGTGCTTTTCTAGAGTTTTATGTTtcgaataaattgaaattttaatggacCATAAACCCAGTGCACCTTATAAGCTTCATAATGTCATTGAACTTTGCCTACTTGACACGGAACAAGCCTTTAAACCTggttattgcttttttataaccaccatataaataatttctacatACTGTTATCTAAAAGGAGGTTGACAGGTGGCATCAGGCAACCTTTTGATATAGTAGGTTTGATGAATATTACTGATCTGTTTGGAACTGTGGTTTTATCtgaccacgggcgaagctggggccgACCgctactaaataataatattaatgatgtagagagatacaaataaaacgtgTAAACATTACGAGATTTTATTAttggtattataaatattaaaatatttaagaattcgTGATTTAAATGAGACAAGTTGTTAAACACTGGAATGTTACCATATCACATATTATTgcagtaaaaattttattttttccttcgacttaattacaaagtttcattatttataataaaatgaaatttaataaaaaaaacattacaacatTCATTCGCTTTCGCAGAAACTTCTAATAGTAGAATGTATATGTTTGGTATTACAGCACCTGTtcgtaatgtaattaaaacatagtAATAAATCTATGCTAGTATCGCGTTAAGCTCCATTTACACTGGATGAGCGCTTTTAAGCACGTATGTTGCTATTTACATTTTCTCATATGCAGGACAAGGACGGAACGCGTTGGAATTATTCTAGAATGCAAGATAGACCAATGTAAATGAGCATTTACATTAGatacctaaataaatttaatgattatgaAACTCTCAAGATATTATGAGTAGGTATTATTATGGAATTAATGAATGCCGTAAGGAGAGACTCCGATGGCGGAAGCATAATGTATAGGAGCGGTTTGTGTATGCAcctgaaaagaaaaatgatgTTCATATATTGAAGTTTCATTGaaagatattgtattttttatttgcagtatccattaaatataataaattaaaagattaaagCTATATATAAAGATGAACTAGAAAAATTtgggaaataataatttttaatgcacTGTAAATTtagacatacaaaaaattaaacaattttaaatctaacatatgataatatgttaaatatgtagttaaaaTATCCCTTTCGTTAAacaacagataaataaaaatactatcaaacaaaattagaGCAATCCAAAGCCTATTTAGAAACTCACGATTCCGTTAATTTCCTTACGCGCTTTGTTTAACCAAGATCGCAATAATCACGAAATCAACTTTGTGAAATGTTACACAGAAGAAGAATTAGTAACCGGTGCCAActaaaaaacattatctttGTGACAGACTGCCTAGACTTCATCTCGATATTACTTAACGATTCGACAGTTTTTTGCGATGATAATTTCCGTGATTATTACACAAATTACATTACCCGAATCGCAATTTAATTGTCCAACGATGTTATAAAGTTTCCAACacattttgaaatcgatcAGATCTTATCTGTTATCTAAATATCAATTTGacgtttaataaatagagataGTTAATTTAGCtatcaattgaaatataaccCACGAAAAgctaacaaattataatacaaataggaaacgtgtataatattattgaatataatagcCGTGGgcgtaattgaaataactttTGGGCAAATGAAGGCATTTATAAccgataaattttattctacgTCCATAATACTGTACTTTACTACATTTTGTTGTTAGAAATCCATTGATAAGTATCCTTAAGTTCACACTTTTGGAATGTCATGAATGAACGGAGACTTAAAATACGAATATTCTTTGCTTAATTAAACTCAATAATCATACCAAAATTagcgttttattattactatattttatttattacattttaaataaattaatataaaatgacataagattgaatataaagtataaaatatggaCAGTGGACATCTATCTTCATAGTTCTCCTCCATTATTATAACAGATTGGATACTTTATAGACACGTATTTTTTGCGATTTTCATCTATGCATACTAATAAaaaccataatatatttaatcaaaaatgtCAGATGTAGACAGATGATTCCCCTCTCAtgcaaattaaagaaaatgtaataatatttgaatattgttaGAACACATATCAGCATTGTGGCCACCAATTTATTTccaactagacgctcgtcccgactctatccggatatcaagattcctatttTAACCCAatgagcatttaatcggaataaaaaataaactatcacccaagtcagctcatttCCTGTTTGgatacgaaatttcatcaaaaattaaatcttactGGATGTACGGCGTAACCAGTTTTGTGGACAACTGCGTTGAAGCCGTTGTGGTCATCAGCTAAATAAGATACAGTTCGTGTAGACCCGTCAGGCTCCACTAGTGAATAACTTCCTGTGAACATTCACATTTGGATATAATAagaagattatatttaatgcaagCATAACTGTATTAATTACTCAATCTCTTAATACTAAAACGtgaatgatttaattattgtgaagTGTAATTCCTTTTAACCATTAATATGCATTCCAATTGaagttctttttatttgtgaacCTTGATAGTGGAGATGGCTTTCCAAATtcgtaatttaaaagaaaatttgaagAACCAACGCAATATTTTCTCttagtttcaaattatattttcagtcttctctctctctctctctctctctatctatatatctatatattcatttttttatttatacaaaggatcaactgttttatattcacacttctttaagataaaaataattagtccTTCTCAACAAAGACTTGTAGTCCATTATATAGCACTAGACAAGCAGCACTATTCTATCACTAGGTAAGCATCTAGATATACTGTAAAAGCACTAACCTTTAACGACGTCACCATCTCTCTCCTCTTGTTGAGATTTTATGTCTCCAGTGTGCGGATCCTTAACTCCGTAATTGAAAGCATATCTCGGATACGACTGAACAAAAATTTAAGGCatgtttattaagttttatgaaTCTCTCCCATAAAGCAAATTATGACATATTCTGTTGTCtacgattatattaatttggtaTTTGATATTTAGGTCATAAGAACACACGATCAGAATAAATAGAGATtggaaaacataaaaagatcACTGGACAACAGAAACTTATgagtgttatttaaaattgatttggGTATTTCTTATCTTGCATGTATAAGAACTTCTTACTCATACTACTTACATTTTAGATTAGATTAACTTAAGGAACATATAGGAGATCCTATGGAACATCCAGAACCAACACTcctattacaatacaataacgATTTTGATgggctttatttttaatactatctattaaaaataaagccattaaagtgattcaaggagaaggtttatgtgtaaaataagAACTGTTAAAGTACTCCGATAtaacacgtgcgaagccgcaaaCAAAagctaatcctactatcctacttatattattaatgcgaaaatttgtaaggatgtgtgtgtgtttgttgctctttcacgcaaaaactacttaaccgattgcaataaaatttacaatatttagtacgtagacagctggataactgtaataacatataggcaactttttatcccgttattcccacgggatacagacttaagcgggtgaaaccgcgggtcgcagttagtacaaaataaagctTACATTAGATACAGCAACCGGAACAGCTATCGGAGCGTGGACGGCGGCTGGGGAATGGTAAATAGCATTGTACTGAATCGGCAACGCTATTGCAACTCCCATAGAAGCAAGGAACGTCATAAGCtagaagatataaaatatctttgaaATTTTCCCAAGCAATATTGAGCAAAATAATGCAATCAAACACATttccaaatatataaatgtataaaattataataaaaatataaatataatatatatttcatacatattttattttgttgggGGTATTATCAcgagtaatttaatttttactttttagtaTAGGTACGTctgaaaaaaatctttataatatgtaagccagttattaaatttacttattatttatgttagttatggtttatatgtatctactattattattatgaaaatgagTAGTATTCAGTTGCTTttctgataattaatttaaagagaCGATAAAACAGATTTCATGCCGtcgtgtaaaattttattctcaaATCTTGTCAGAATCAATTGGCATAATATAAGAAGTTGTGAACGTGAACGAAAAAATAACGTACTTTATTtactattgttatattattacaacaatatataaacactAAATCTTCTAGaaattatcacaaaataataataaaataacactcaCCAACATGGCACCAAAATAGCACAGAAACACGGACGCTTATGTTCTATTCTAGCCTAGACAGCTTCCAATACCTAAGTATTTAAAGGGCCCCTCCATAACCTGAAAGTTTTAAAGTTCTTGGCTTCCTAAGAAGCatagaacatttttattttaacgacgTAATATTCTCAATTTGTAGcgtatacttatttatttcattaaccgACGTTTCCAAAAACGAAGAAGATTATCTGTTAGACCTTTCTGTGATTATGTGGcctaatttttaaaatgtttattagtatgaaacaattattatgtacaacaATATAATGTTGAAATAACCAATTCGATGCATTCAAGACGTATGCAGCTGTAACCTAAATACTATGATACAAGATCCATGAGTATTATATCAACAGCAAGagattacattaaatttctagagaaatattttattagccaAACCATAAATAGGTACTAGCCAGTACTTATGTATAATCGAATATAACGAACATATTTATCTGATAGCTtctcaaatatacatattcaaaaccaatttttacttaataaacaTCGCATGAACTACATACAAGCATTTGTATATCtaaattatacaacaaaaaataattaatgataaaatctCCAAACAtagaagttaaaataaacacaatcgAGCAGCGATGtatcattttcattcaatgtttgttaataattatataacatcattTGTAAGTCATCTACAGTCTAGActattgtaattgttattgCAGAGCAATCCATTATAATcacaatacataatttcaattacaacAACAGATTGAAAGTCAACTTATATTTGGACCTAATTGTTATAAGTAAAACCTTATTAAAACCTTGTAACCATTGGGTCGACTACCTTTGTCTGATCGCAGGAGCCCCAGTGTCAGGGGCTCCCTAACGTGTGTATCATAGAGCTCCTCCCCCATAAATTTGTATACAGAACCCCCTAAAGGCTTACTGCGTCATTGACTAATCCAGATATTTATCattctatttatgtttatattaaccacatctttacaataaaattttacttaacgCTTCCTCATTTTGAAAAGTAGTTAGTAACTaacgaattattttaaatacttcctAAGTACCTTAGAGGTACAGTcagcatttattaaaaatgcaagaaaatcaaagaaaataaaagaaaatgaaagaaaatagtAACGTAATGTctgctataaattataattaattttcaactgACCTCAAAGTGGAGGAGtttctaattatattactttatgtagtaagagatttatatatcttattatttaactaaaaagaTTAACTGCGAATCAAACGGAAACGCATTTAGCACCACGTAAAAGGTCAGTCGGTGTGTACCTCGCTTGGGTGAATTTTAATAGAACAACCATAAAGTACATAGCTTCTAAACTGGTTATGATAAGTGAATAAGAaccaaagataaaaatatggatACATCTTcttcatatttcatacaaattattgtctcttaaaatatttttgcatgtATTGTAGCTATTTGTAGCTATACCATTACGATTTACCtgatgtttaaaatttcaataaatatactgtTATCGTATGAAATATCAGGGTAGACACCGATACGGCTAAATCCACCCAAAAACGAAATGCTTAATgacacattttaaaaacttattattcgCACTGATACGATGCAATTTAGTCGTCTCTAgaaaatggattttaaaaacGCGTAGAGGAGGCATTATAccgtaaataataacattgattggtgtgttttgttgtttgttttattttaagtttatctcTTGGATACGTCCATAAATGTTACAGTAAACTGACCTTTGTGTGATATTTAGGATACTATCCGAGAGCGGTTGTTTACTTGTGCTCCTCTTTCTGTTTACAAATTTAGTACATAAATTAaagtcaataaattaattgaccTTCTTATAACCACAATCTCCAGGTAAATGAGTATCTATCACCTtccgtttttatttaatgcggAGCCTTAACCTCATCCAGAAATATCTTGTATACgtccatttatttaataatgtctGCATCTTGTCGATATTATAGATTATCTTTAATACAAACACTCATAGCGTGGTTTTAATCTAAACATCCTCAAATGATGCATGAAGGGAAGCTACAATAGCCGCAGCCAACAATCTGGAGCACCACAGCGCCCTGTGCGGTCGCGCACCGCGACGACATGGAAAGTgcgttgt
Proteins encoded in this region:
- the LOC119831322 gene encoding pupal cuticle protein Edg-84A-like translates to MDAWCKVTLCLLWINSAMASPVRHPRLSLAAQAPNYFYRGSDGTYTFGYDVLDPESGNTQFRTEERYSNGTVVGSYGYIDALGKSRRYDYIADEKGYRVVSAKLQQEPYIAPPVNVIEEPSTEATVAWTRPPKRKGVKKVFNPAIERRIFNSYQPLTHYLLY
- the LOC119831520 gene encoding cuticle protein 19-like, translating into MLLMTFLASMGVAIALPIQYNAIYHSPAAVHAPIAVPVAVSNSYPRYAFNYGVKDPHTGDIKSQQEERDGDVVKGSYSLVEPDGSTRTVSYLADDHNGFNAVVHKTGYAVHPVHTQTAPIHYASAIGVSPYGIH